The following nucleotide sequence is from Apium graveolens cultivar Ventura chromosome 4, ASM990537v1, whole genome shotgun sequence.
TGATCATCGTGGGTCGACTTCCTGGAGCGGAAAACTCCAGTATCGATTCATCATCTAGCTTGGATATTTCTGTAACATTATCTAGAGCACCATGATAGAAAGGTTATGGCTGGGTGACCGATGAGTATTGGAAGGGTTAAGCATTCAAAACGGTGTTTTAAAAttaagtatctcataacttcatctCTTAATAATGACCTGAGAATTGAGTTTCCTTGAGAGGATAAAAGCCCTTAATAGTCTTTGCGAAAATATTTTATACAAGCTTTACCTTGGAACTTCATCTTcatgatgaacttttgaaaatTGATTATACTTTGAATAGTAGTTATCTCAAGTACTTTTCTgaaaagatatatatatatatatatatatattgaagtATCTCGGAACTTCATCTTTCAAAACATATATCAAAGCATTATACATTATGCATggtaaagattttcagaaaaatgttaaGGCAAGGTTAGATAtttgagatcaccttgtaacgttATTTTATATAGTTTATATaatggaactctatgtatattatgcatggaataggatttcaaagatttatgaaaaatatatatatcgaatattttgcgactttgtcgcattaagatatcaaacatGGTTCATATTtgtttgaccaagactttcataaatACTATAAAAATGTACATATAATGTTAAACAGTTATATGCTATTTTGGTGGGATGTGTTGATCACCCTTGCTTATTTTATTTATCACAACAACAGCTAGGCGAGATggacatgaccaagctcccaattcacgaacggataggaaacgttccgcagtttcctgtaggcgttgatgccgctgtggcggaggtaggaactaccaataggctaggctttcaacttttgttttACCGGACTTATGTATTGTTATAATGGCAAGGAAcatgtaaatttattcataaaTTCTTTTAAGGTGTAATAACTTATAATTTTTAGATCGTATAACTTGTACTATTTCGGTTCCATCTCTGAGAATATAACGTGTGGTATGTGTATATTACGGGGTCAGTACGCAGTAGGTAGTTGTTGATTCaagattaagtgttgattaatagaaatggaactcgtgacaacccggatccccgatcccAAATTTTGGGATGTTACACATGaagtagaagtagacaaattaaCTTCTgtaacataaatacctgaattagaAGCGCCATCAGCCTTCTTCTACTGCAGATCCTCCAAAAAAAGCATGACAGtttctcttccaatgacccggtttcttgcaatagtgacaagtATTACCCTTTGTAACACCCCTCCAAGCTTCAAAGCCTGTTTGGGATCAATTTTAGGAGCATCAACAGATTTGGATCCCATCGTCTTCTTGCCTTTGCATTTACCTTTCCCTTTTGCACTCCCTTTATTCACCATGATTGTGGGAGCAGGGGACGCCTTCTGAATGTTGGTCTCAACGGTTTTTAACATAGCCAACAATTCATTAGGTGTCttgtctatctcattcatattgtagttcattACAAACTGAGCATATTTGTTATTCAAAGATTATAAGATTAAATCTATCTGGGCTTTCGGACCAATTGTGAAATCTAGAGTAGCAAGGTACTCCATATATCcaatcatctttagaacatgcggtccaaccggatcacaATCATTCTGTTTACATGCATACAAAGATTTCCTTTTACCAAATGTCTCttgacgagcctgtccttcaaacatacgtttatGATGCTCAATCATGACAtaagcatccatatgctcatattGTTTCTGAAGCTCAGGACTCATAGTCACTAGCATCAAACAGGtgacatccgtgtcatcatctaTATGCTTCTGATAAGCAGCCTGTTTAACACGCATTGCACCTTCAGGAAGAGGTTCAGGGCGAGGAACATTAATGACATGGAGCTttcgctcctgcctgaggactaTCCTCAAGTTCCTTTTCCAATCAAAGAAGTTTGTTATTGTCAGTTTGTCCTTATCAAGGACTAATCACACAGAGAAGTTTTTTGAGTTgtttgccatttgatatctacaatattaaaatgcataaaatgaattagtctacggatgatcattaaattatgttcaagtgattattcatatatattcacaatatatatctcccactatttttattaaatcaaTAGCCCTGACTATTAAtttcggaaagaatatcttcgatatcctttctagtgagccagGATTCAAATTTCACAATGTTTTAGTTCaactttggctttactcctaaaacatgattcaataaggtagagaacatttgtcaattatatcaactatataactttTGGATAGTtcggtggaacaacatttgttcatatttatctaataaatctcgctaAACTCCATGcatctaagttcacaatcctattgtggtaacttagttaagtcaaacccaatagtcagaaaatatcaatatacttcaatgcatctcccacgatagatgggagtacttcgctctggcgaacccactccttatcaatctaggggttaacgcgttggacatattaGAGGCATTTAAACAACTTAATATAAAGTTTAGAATATTGTTAATATTAAAACGATCATGATACCATCAttaagagattcccaattttccCTTGAATGAAATACatcaaatcaatatttgtcaatggtttgatttccaaatagtgagggagtcacaaaggtctcgcttaaaacccacaaccttacaagttcaatgaaccccCTTTTGATaaaatcgccccatatcagaaataaagaaaatttgtttTTTTATTTCGTGTTTCTGTAACACGAGAATATTATGAtcttttattaaattttaaaatcttgaaccgttatagattttatcttgtttCGCAGGCATgacatgggtgatgtatctagTACATACATACATTtctaatctaattaagcatgaaTTATTCTAACTACTCTACACATTCATTCATCAAAtgatatatgtaaagtgcaataaaataaatgtgGTAGATTATGGCCCCATCCTCTGTGATCTTTATCAGGATCATGATAAAGATCATGGTCAATCTAAGGTGTTTAAGTATATAAATACAACAATCTATTACATCATATGTCTTCTTGCTTTATTTGCTTCCTTGTATAACTTCCTTAGATCACCTCCAATGGACTCCTTCTTCTAGTCTTCAATTCTTCAAGTAGATTACATAACTGAATTATAAAAACCTAATTTAATGAACTTaaagaagaactcgagttacattcgagatttaatattacaagaatcaaaatgacatgcaagtcgtatttaaaaacCAAAACCACAAATTAAAAAACCATTAATCTAAGGGTCCAAAGGCCgtaaccatccaccatgctcaaacaacatataataatataaaatataatttacttatcATGATTAATCAAATTAATCATATCAATTGGAACATATCTTAAACACTTTTTTGGGCATCAAACTCCGTTGTGAGTTCGCGGGGGTTAGGGGCGCTAGCCTGTCCAAGGTTAGGGCGGGGccacaaaaaaaaatcagaatcaaaaCAGAACCTTTATGCTTGATTCTTCATCTCTGTATCATCGTATCATATACATACAATGTGTTCTAGTCCCCTATTGTGTCCATACACAATTAATCATAACAACAGTCATCTCAGATCATCAACACATGCATAATATCTTCATATATATCATGGAAGATCATCAACATACATAATATCATCATATTTATCATGGACGATCATCAACACATGCataatatcataatatttatcatggcAGATTATCAACACATGCATAATATACAAATCGCATACATATAGTCATGGCGGATTGTATACATGATATTATCATCAAAATCAGTAAACACACAAACGAATTAAAAcctttcgcaagtagctctgatagCATTGTTGGGTTTTGGGGTATAAAAATACAGCGGAAACAATAAATAAAatagtaaaaataaaataaatcaaaacccaccgcaggatccatgaaaaaaacaatatttaataCATGGATGAGATGTTTACTTTAAAGAGCTTTACgattatggttgtcaaaaggagatcCTAGCTTTAATCGAACACCACATATTCCGCCTTTACGATCTACGCCgtagaggtatccacacgaaagACAGTACGGAGGAGGCGTATACTAGCACCAAGAACGAACCTattcccccctctctctctcacctTTAGCTGCTAGGGTTTTATATTCTTATCTAATAAAAAACGTGACCCTAATTTTAGGCCTAAAGATGTTTATATATAGGGGCCAAAAATAGTCCTAACCCTAGTCCAAGTTAGAGTTCATTAAACTATGAacttctatttatttaataattaagtctaactcaattatcaaataacaactgaatttcagatttaatagtataaaaatctgaaattcatttatcccattaattaagtccaacttaattaataataaataattcaaatttcctatttaattcaaatccgaatttgaattaaatattcctcaagctttctttgtgcgaccttataggtt
It contains:
- the LOC141718650 gene encoding uncharacterized protein LOC141718650; the encoded protein is MNTKNLEEFHLPSDQDHHEGGSIADQEHEGPSPPHGVLDKDKLTITNFFDWKRNLRIVLRQERKLHVINVPRPEPLPEGAMRVKQAAYQKHIDDDTDVTCLMLVTMSPELQKQYEHMDAYVMIEHHKRMFEGQARQETFGKRKSLYACKQNDCDPVGPHFVMNYNMNEIDKTPNELLAMLKTVETNIQKASPAPTIMVNKGSAKGKGKCKGKKTMGSKSVDAPKIDPKQALKLGGVLQRVILVTIARNRVIGRETVMLFLEDLQ